TCTAGCCTAAAAACTAGCTCAAAGGTGAAAAATGTtctcttaatttatatttttggtGTAGGATTGCCCTCTTATTTGTAGGTGCTTCATTAGTATTTCTCTAATCAATGACAACTTAAGACAATGGGACGACATCAATGGAGGGTGATAGCTGCGGAAGTGGAGAGTAATTGACAATAGTAGGGGGATTCAaaatggtggtggagggtgattgACCGTGGTAGAAGGCGTGGGTCAATGATCATGATGGAGGTTGTCcgatagtggtggtggagggtgttgGGTTTTCACAAGAGTGGAAGGTACCGAGCAAAAACGGTGACGAGCTTGGGTGTGGTAGTGGAAGATGCCAAGCGCCAAAAATGTTGGATaatattgattgattgtgccATAATTTCAAGTTGGGGTGGTGATAGAGGGTGAGAAGGGAAAAAATTCATCTTATCCTACTTATTTCTAACTCATATCTCTCGATTGTGTAAAATTTACAATTATAAATTAGGCCAAATATGATGAACATTTGTAATTCCATTGCATcaacaaacatttttttttatacaatattTATTCCTATTAAAATTGGATATAATATTTATTCCTATTTCATACTATTATTCGTTTGATGGTCATGAATCATGATATGATAAGACATAATAGGATAAGAGAGTGGGATAACGAGCAAGATATGATAAAAGtatgatagactcttatcataaaTTCATTTTTTGAGTTGTATAACTTACCAACAATGTGTAGTACAACTAATAAATAGTTGAGTTTCTTAAGCATCTAGTCTAGTGTTCTCTGGACGGTTCGTACATATaaacatttgttgggagagacaTACTCACTTAATGTGACTTCTGAGTCTTGAtggattagtctcatgactgTCGGTTGTTGAGATGAAACCAAAAAGAGTTGTATGACTCAAACCAATACATTTATCATCTATacattgatttatttattttataaatttatatcagtaattaaataattttaatttagtaGTAGCAACTAGTaatagataaataataaaattaatatattaataaacattactttttttacatttataaattaatatattacatattataaaatatttaaatatttaaataatttaatttgggGTGAGGGTCCAAGAAAACAACTTACAAATTGTTATTCTAACTTGGTGGTTTCTAACTCAATTTCCTCATCATGATAAAACTTACACATGATGAATAAGATAAGATAAAGAAAAACACTGCATTATCCTATCCTGAAGATGCAACAAATAAAATTGCATTATCCTCTCCTATCATGCTgataaagaaaataatatttcaaTTTTGAGCAAATGGTTGGTTGACCAAcagtaaatataaattttatttagatAGACATTCAATTAATTTCACCTTATTTTtagatatattttattttaattaaaactagTAATCCTCCTATATGTGgcataatataataaaataactaaaattaccAAATAATTAGTTTTCTGTGGTAATTCTCTGCTAGGGTTACGGTTTGATGAACATGGACGTGGAACATGACACTGGTGGCGGCCCACCGGCCGGAAAACCGCCGGAACCCACACGGCGACCAACGTTTAAGGAGAAAGTGCTCGGGAAGGAGACCATTGAGAAAAGGAAACAAGTTCAAAATCTGGTGGACGTGGGCATCATGAAGAAGGACTTCATCGACGGGAATAGTTATTTCCctatgtttgacttcaaggaaAACAGTGTCTATGATGAAATCTGCAAACCATGGGTGAACTGTTTGGTGGTGAAATTACTTGGTAAACATATTGGGTACAAGGCTCTGTGTGAACGTCTCAGGATGCTATGGAAACCGGCAGGAGGAGTGGAGGTACGTGACTTACATCATGGATATTTCCTAGTCCAGTTTGACGTTCTGGAAGATACAGAGCGAGCCATGACGGGTGCTCCTTGGATGATTTATGATCATTATCTGGCTGTGAAGCCATGGACGCCGGATTTCGTCGCTGCGAACTCGGAAATCAGCACAACAGCGGTTTGGATACGTATACCGGGCCTTGGTTTCCAATTTTATGATGAGAGTATTCTTGTTACGTTAGCATCTGCTGTTGGTACCCCCATCCGGGTAGACATGAACACCGTGGATATGCAAAGGGGGAAGTATGCGCGAGTTTGCGTTGAAATTGATTTAAACAAACCAGTTCTTGGTAGGGTTGGGTTACGTGGTGTTTGGTATAACATTGAATATGAGGGATTGCACCTCTTATGCTCGAATTGTGGCTGCTATGGCCATCTTGCTAGGCAGTGCACAGGAACGCCAGTTCCACAACCGCAGACCCGCACACAAACTGCCACTACGGTTTCGCCGACGGCCACGGCGACGGTTGCGGCAACAACTCAGGATACCCGCCAAGGAACAACCCTAGAACCCGACCAACAGATGACTGAGGGCGTTGACCCTGGCGTGAAAGTCGCGAGGATTAATTGCCCGGAATCAGCGCATGGTGATTGGATGTCAGTTACCAAAAAGGTATGGAAAAATCAGAATTCAAAGCCTAGGAATCCGTTGGGGAATATTCCTAAGTCTGTGCGTGCGCCTAGTAGAAATCAAGGTGGGAAAAAAGGTTTTAGCCAGCAGGGAGGGGCAGGGGTATCCCATGATGTGCACAGTGGGGCCATGCAAGTTGGAGCAGCAACTGAAACAGCCATCTCTCTCAATACGAAGGTGGCACCTTCTGGTAGGAAGAGAACAAGAAAGGAGACAACCTCACAGGGCCAGTGACTGGAGCCTTTTGGGGAATCCACCTCAACTAATCCTCCAAAGTCGATACAACAACAAGGACACCAAGGGAGACTCCCACCAGAAACACGAATGATagggaataaaaaaatatttgtgttTGGAGGCGGGACGGCTACAACTTTGAACTTGGAACACCAACAAGGCAATCGTTATGCCTTGCTGGATGAGGAAGAAGACTCAAGAGCTCATGGAGAGGAAGATCATCTGGTGCTACATGCCTCTGTTGGTACTCCCTTTGACCCAGGAGCACAGCACGCAGTTCATGACCCCTCAAGCAGGCAGTAGCGTCTGTCTGTTTGGCACTTCCCCCTCAAAGTGTTTATGGATAGTACACCTCTTAGTGTC
This portion of the Lotus japonicus ecotype B-129 chromosome 3, LjGifu_v1.2 genome encodes:
- the LOC130743944 gene encoding uncharacterized protein LOC130743944, translating into MDVEHDTGGGPPAGKPPEPTRRPTFKEKVLGKETIEKRKQVQNLVDVGIMKKDFIDGNSYFPMFDFKENSVYDEICKPWVNCLVVKLLGKHIGYKALCERLRMLWKPAGGVEVRDLHHGYFLVQFDVLEDTERAMTGAPWMIYDHYLAVKPWTPDFVAANSEISTTAVWIRIPGLGFQFYDESILVTLASAVGTPIRVDMNTVDMQRGKYARVCVEIDLNKPVLGRVGLRGVWYNIEYEGLHLLCSNCGCYGHLARQCTGTPVPQPQTRTQTATTVSPTATATVAATTQDTRQGTTLEPDQQMTEGVDPGVKVARINCPESAHGDWMSVTKKVWKNQNSKPRNPLGNIPKSVRAPSRNQGGKKGFSQQGGAGVSHDVHSGAMQVGAATETAISLNTKVAPSGRKRTRKETTSQGQ